The following is a genomic window from Petrotoga sp. 9PW.55.5.1.
TGTTGTGCTGAAACAGCTCCTTTTCTGAGAATCATATTTTCAATGTCAATATAGTTATGAATTGTTGTAAACCTTTCTGAAATCGTTAAATTCATCTTTTCAATTATTTGATCTGCGATTGCTTTTCTGTTTAACATGGCATACTCTTGGGTAATCTTCATGTCATGAAGGTAATTATGAAAAGCTTCTTTTTCCAAATAACATAACTGTTTGGGGATATTGCTTTCTACAATGGGTTTAACTTTATTTTTCTTTCTTTTTTTCTTTTTTGAAAGAGATTGGCCTGTTAATAATGAATAAGCTAAATTTTGATAATATTCAGCGACCTGTTTCCCTAAAAATCTGCTGCCTGAATGTATTAATAGATAAAGATTACTAGAAGAATCTTTATCTACCTCAATAAAGTGGTTCCCTCCACCTAAAGTACCGATACTCAAGATGGCCCTTTCCAAATCAATAAAATCTCTACATTTTAACTCTAATATTTTACTCTTTTCTATATAAGGGTGAGGTGTTTTTCTTATATTAAATCCAGAAGGGATGTCTCTATTTATTAGTTTGTCTAATTTTTCAACGTTCAAATTTTTTTCATGGACTTTCACTACCTCCACTCCACAGCCGATATCCACACCAACTAAGTTAGGAACAACCTTATCTGTTATAGTCATAGTTGTTCCTATGACACAACCTACCCCCGTATGTGCATCGGGCATTATCCTTATTTTACTTTTCTTAACAAACTCTTGATTACACAACTCTTTTATTTGTTTTATTGCCTCTTCTTCTAACTCTTTAGCAAAAACTTTCGCTTCATTGAACTGTCCTTTTATTATAAACATAATTTAACATCCTCTAAAAGCTTTCTTTGTACTTAAATAATACCACATATTTAAAATATTTTAGGATAAAAAGGCATTTTTAAAGAATTAATAAATGTAATAAAATCGAGAATGAACTTTTTCTAATTACAGTTTTTTAAAAAAAAGACGATAATAAAGTGATAAATCTAAAAGGATGTGAGAGTTATGGCTTTTAATCCTTACATTGGTACGTTTCAATTAACAGGAGCTGTTTCTGGGATGGATACCGGGGCAATGGTAGAAAAACTTATGGAGATAGAACAGCAACCATTACTTAGAGCTCAAGAGAAATTTGACACACTTCAATATAAGCAAAAACTATGGATGGAAGTTGATAACAAATTAGAAGACTTCTATGATTCTTTAATTAACTTTAAACTAAAAGGAAATTTAATTCCAAAAAGTGCTTTTTCTTCTGATGAAACAGTTTTAACTGCTTCTGCTAGGGCTGACGCGATAGATACAACATTTTATTTAAAAGTTAATTCCCTTGCTTCACAAACAGTTTTACTTGGGGAAGGTATAGATTCTGATATTACAAAAAAATCGTCTATAGGAGAAGTTATTTCTGCAACAGGTGATTCTACATTTACAATACACAAGGGATCAGATTCTGTTGAAATTACAGTTTCAGATGGGGAAACAATACAAGATCTCATAAATAAAATAAACGAATCCAGTATCGGTGTTGAAGCAAGATTTGATGATAAAAACGGTAAATTCTTTTTAATAAATAAAGAAAATGGAGATATAAATATTAGCGTAAGTGCTGAAGCAGATTCCCATGGAGAACTTTTGTTGACCTCTTTGAACTTAAATGGCACCCCTAATTTAACTCTAGGAAGTTATGCAGAAGTAGAGTTGTCTTTCAATGGTTCTACCTCTGTTACAACCTATAGCAATTTGACGGAAAATTCTTTGGATATATTTGATACTACTGTTAATTTAGAATCCACATCAAGTAACTTTGTGAAAGTTTCTGTAGAACAGGATATAGATAAGAGTGTAGAAGTTATTAAAGAGTTTGTGGATAAATACAATGAAACAATAAATTATATATACGATTTATTACGTGAAGATAAAGTTACCGGTAAAGCAGAAGATGAGATGACAGAAGAAGATCATATGAAGGGAATGTTGAAGGGTGATAGGAACTTAGAAAACATTTTCTATAAGTTAAGGAATATGGTGTACTCTTCTACTGATATTTCTGATTCACAGTATAATTCCTTGTTTCAAATAGGCATTTCATCCGGTGATTTTGGAGCAGGTTATGAAAAAACAATGAAAGGTTTACTGAGTGTTGATGAGGATAAACTTAGAGAAGCTTTATCCAACGATGCGGAAAGTGTATGGAAATTGTTTGCAACTAACGATAAAGATAATAATAAGTTTGGATATGCACAATCTATTCAAAATTATTTATTTGATGTTACGAAATTCAATGGATATATTGATCAAGTTTCTGGAACAAATGGAACTATTGGAAATGAAATGAGGCGAATTGCTAAAGAGATGACATCGCTGCTTGAAAGACTTCAGAGGAAAGAAGCACGGTATTATGCACAATTCTCAGCTATGGAACAAGCTATGCAACAATTAAATATGCAAGGGATGTTTATACAAAACGCCTTTTCAAATAATTCTTAAAAAAATCCCCCGCTTTTTTATCGGGGGATTTCAAATTGGTTTTATCCTGCTGATTTCTTTTGTTCAGCTTCAGTTACTTCTTCAGGTTTTGCTATTTCGTAATTGAGATTAGAGTATAACTTTAACCCAGTTCCTGCAGGAATAGGTTGTCCTACAATTACATTTTCTTTTAATCCTTTTAATCTGTCTACTTTTCCTTCTATAGATGCTTCTGTTAGTATTTGTACAGTTTGCTGGAAGGAAGCAGCTGATAACCAACCCTCTTTTTCCAAAGAAGCTTTAGTTATTCTTAATAATCTTCTTTCATATTTTATGGTATCCTTAGGATTAATAAGATATTTTTTAGAAGTTCCTACAATGTGTGATTTTCCATCTTCAGTTTGTAATTCTTTGTAATCTTCATATATTTCAATTTCTTTTATGTTTGTTTCTATGATTTCGTTCAGTATTTCTTCGTTTAAATCTGTTCCTGGTTCATATATCTTATCTTCCTCTTCCTCATCTTCTACAGGGATTATTACTCTTTTTGAAAGTTTTTTCCCCAAAACCGTTTCTCGATTTTCAGATACCTTAGAATTTTCTTTTAATATTTGTTCATTTATTTTTTGAACCTTATTAAAACTTACCAGATCTCCCGGCATGAAATCGGTGTCTCCGCCGTCTAGGATTTCTATTTTGTTTATCATTTGTCTTATTATTATTTCGAAATGTTTGTCGTGAATGTCGACACCTTGTTCGGCGTATATCTTTTTAATTTCACTTAATAAGTGATTAGATAAGGCATTGACACCTAATTCTTTTAAGATTTTTCTGGGTTTTATATTTCCTGTTGTTAGTCTTTGACCAGGTAATACTTTATCTCCTACTTCAACTACAGCTTTTGTTCTATAATCAGATTCATAACTTTCTAATTCTCCGTCTTTATTTTCAATGATGATCTTTAATCTTCTACCTCTTTTGTTTTCTGTGTCTCTTTCAATAGCTTTGACTATTCCTTTTGTTTTCGAAAATTCTCCTTCTGGCCCTTTTGTTTTCTTTCTGGCTTCAAATAGTTCTTCGGCTCTTGGTAAACCCTGTGTTATATCTGAGGCAGTAGCAATACCTCCGGTGTGGAAGGTTCTCATGGTAAGTTGTGTGCCAGGTTCACCAATAGATTGTGCAGCGATTATTCCAACAGATTCTCCTATATCAACCATTTTATAATTTGATAAGTCCATTCCATAACATTTTGCACAGATACCGTCATCTGCTTCACAAGTTAATGGAGATCTTATAAATATTGCAGGTCTGACTTTTACTGTTTTGATACCGTGTTTTTCTAATAATTTTGCTGTTTTTAAATCAATTCTTTCTTGGTATTTTAATAGAGTAGTAATTTTATTATCTACTTCTATTTTTAGATCTTCTCCTGCATATACAAAGTCTACAGAGCCGTATTCTTTAACTTTTAATGTTTCTTTTCCATGCAGGAATATCTCTTCAATAACATCGTCTGTTACTTCTTCGCCTTTTCTTAGAATAAAGTTTCCTTCTACTTCTATATCTTCCATTGATTCTAAGAAAGAACCTTTAGGAACATCATCAAGTTTTATGATTTTTTCTGTAGATATTTCAATGTCTTTAACATAATTAGCTAGAAATAATGAGTCTTTTTCTTTTAATACTTCTCCGCGTTCATATTTTTTATTTGTTTCAGGGTTAAAGATTACATCACCAGTTTCAGGGTCGAATATGTCTTTTGCTAAAACTCTACCGAAAAGGAAATCAGACAAATTTTCAATCTTTGAATCATCAGACCAAAGTTCTCTAGCTTCAATCCCTCTTTCTGTTCCACAATCATCTTCGGTTATTGTTATGCTTTGAGCAACATCAACCAGTCTTCTTGTGAGATATCCAGCTGTTGATGTTCTTAAAGCAGTATCTGCTGAACCTTTTCTTGAACCATGAGTCGATGTAAAGAACTCTAATTCGGATAACCCATTTTTGAAGTTAGATGTAATAGGTACCTCGATTATCTTTCCTGAAGGATCGGCCATCAATCCTCTCATACCTGCCAACTGTTTAAGCTGATCAATATTTCCTCTTGCACCTGATTCGATCATCATCCAAATAGGATTGAAGGTGTATTTTCTATATGTTTTGGCCGTTTCTACAGTAACTTTTGCAGTGGAATTTTCCCAAATTTTAATTACCTCTTTATACCTTTCATTATCAGTTAGATACCCTTCCTCAAATAATGATTCTATTTCAAGGACTTCATTTCTTGCTTCCTCTATAAGCTCTTCCCTTTTTGGAGATATCAATACATCTCTTATGGAAATAGTTAAACCTGATAATGTGGAATAATGAAAACCGAAATCCTTTATACTATCTAAAAGATCGGCTGTTTTGTCAATTCCATGTTTCTCAAAAGTGTTGAATATTAAATCTTTCAATCCTTTTTTATCCATTTTTTTAGAGTAATTTCTTAAATCTTCCGGGACTTCTGTGTTGAAAATTATTTTTCCAATAGTTGTTTTAATCAATTTGCCATTGTTATATCTAAACGCTATTGGTTCATGAAGAGATAATATTGATTTTTTAAGTGTTATTAAGTTATCCTGTAGGTATACATCGGAATCTATTATTTTAAGATATTCGTATGCATATGTTGCTTCTAAATCGTCTGAAAATATGAAACTTACATTTCCTTTTTTACCAATTTCTGAAACTTTCTCAGGAATTTTAGCATTGTTAAACTTTTCGTCTTCGTGCATTGTTAGATAATACGAACCGGCTATTATGTCTTTTCCAGGCATGGATAAAGGTTTACCGTTTGCTGGAGATATTATGTTGTAACGAGATAGCATTAGAAATTTAGATTCTGCTTGAGCAACACTAGAAAGCGGAATATGTATAGCCATTTGGTCTCCGTCAAAATCAGCGTTAAAAGGCGGACAAACCAATGGATGTAATCTTATAGCGTTTCCTTCAATTAATTTAGGTATAAAAGCTTGAATAGATACTCTGTGTAAGGTTGGAGCTCTGTTTAATAACACAGGGTGACCCTTTATAACTTCTTCTAATACCTCCCATGCTTCCGGCATTTCTTTTTCAATTATAGTTTTTTTAAATTTTCTAGCACTTTTACTTGCAACGTTAGAATCTTTTAATAATTCTGCTAGAACAAACGGTTTAAAAAGTTCTAAGGCCATTTTTTTTGGTAATCCACATTCATGTATTTTTAAATCAGGACCAACAGCTATAACAGCTCTTCCAGAATAATCAACCCTTTTACCCAATAGATTTCTTCTAAATCTGCCTTTTTTACCTTTTAGTAGATCAGTTAAAGATCTTAAAGGTCTTCTGTTTCTATCAGTCATGGGTTTTCCAACACGTCCATTATAGAAGAGGGAGTCTACAGCTTGCTGCAAAATTCTTTTTTCATTTCTTACTATTATTTCAGGAGCGTCCATCTCTAATAATTTTTTTAATCTGTTATTTCTATTAATTACTTTTCTATATAAATCGTTTAAGTCAGTAGCTGCGAATCTACCACCTTCTATTTGAATTAAAGGTCTTAGATCGGGTGGAATTACAGGAATAATATTAGTAATCAGCCATTCTGGTCTATTACCTGATTTTATGAAATCTTTGATCAATTTTAACCTTCGTAGTATTTTAACGCTTTTTTGACTTTTCCTGTCCATTTTTTCTAATTCGGCTTCCAATCTTGCTTTTAATACTTCGAGATCGATTTTTCTTAACAGTTTCTGAATGGATTCTGCCCCATAACCGCTTTCAAATTGTTCGTATCTATTGATTTGATATATTTGTTCACTTCCGTCTTCTTTTCTTGCTATTAAATCTTTAACACCAAATTCTTGAAGTTGTTCTAATATTTCTTGAGTTATTTTGATTCCTTTTTCAAATTTCTTACCGGGAAACACGATTTCTGAAACTAGTTCCTTATCTATTACTTCTTCTCTTTCTTCTTTAATCTTGGAGTTCAATATTTTCATAACTTCTTCGTAAGCTCTTGCTTCATCTTCTAGCAATATATCGCCAATTTTCTTGCCTATTCTTTTGGAAAATCTTTTGTCTATATCAGTTATCACAACTATTGGTGTATCTCTTTCAATATCTCTTTCAACTTCTATTGAGCCGGGGTAATATTCTAGAAAGAGGGAATACTCCTTTTGTGTCAGATAATCTTCTTCAAATAAAAACCTATCTGCTAGAGGAGTTCCTTTTTCTACTTCTTGCCCATCTTCCACCATTATGGAAGCCCCTTCAAACATGGGATATTTTCTTTCTATTCCCGTTTCATCTCTGATTATTATCCATGTAAGCTCTCTTTCCGTTTCAGTCATTTCCTCTTTTATTTCTACCATTCCATCAATATCAGCTATAGGCATTCCTTTCACAGCAACTATTTTTACTGCTGGTTCTACTCTTAAATCTAAATATTCCGAATATATTTCAAACTCCCTCTGATATAGAACCTCTCCTGGGAGATATCCTAAATTTTCGTTTTCTGAGCCGCTAAGAGTTAGATATGCTCTTTCTATAACTCTTTTTGAACCATAGTATATGATATTTTCAAGATCTTTGACGCCGATATTTAATATAATAGATAAGACAGACGGAGAAGATTTCAAATACCAAATATGAGAAACAGGTGTAGCTAATTCTATGTGACCTATTTTTCTTCTTCTGGCCTCTTTAGATTCAACTTTTACTCCACATCTCTCACATACTGTTCCTTCATATTTCTTGCCTTTGTATTTACCACAAGCACATTCGTAATCTTTAATTGGTCCAAAGGTTTTTTCACAAAACAGACCATCTTTTTCAGGTTTTCCTGTTCTGTGGTTAAGTGTTTCAGGCTTTTTAACTTCTCCGCTTGATTGTTCCAAAATACTCTGGGGGGATGCTATCCCAATTCTTATCTTAGCAATCTTCCTTTGAAAAGAAGAAATATTTGCCAACTCAAATCCCTCCTTGAGGGTATATTTTTATTTAAATTGAATCTAATGCAGTGTTGCTTTAAAGTCTATCTACGTCTAATTCATTTCCATCCTCATCAAATAATTTGATTTCAAGCATTAAACCTTGAAGTTCTTTGGTTAATACCTTGAAACTTTCGGGAATACCGGGTTCAGGTAGATTTTCTCCCTTTAATATTGCTTTGTAAACATCATTTCTTCCTTTTATGTCATCGGATTTATATGTAAGCATTTCATTGAGAGTGTGAGCAGCTCCATGAGCCTCAAGAGCCCATACTTCCATTTCTCCGAATCTTTGTCCACCAAAATGGGCTTTACCACCTAATGGTTGTTGATGAATTAAAGAGTATGGGCCTGTAGATCTTGCATGAATCTTATCTTTAGCTATATGAGATAATTTCAACATGTACATAGAGCCTACTGCAACAGGAAAATCGAAAGGTTCTCCTGTTCTTCCATCTCTTAAAACAATTTTACCTGTAGGTTGTTCAGGATTGTCACCCAAGTATAAATTCTTTTCTCTTCTTACTTTACACAATTCTTCCATTATTTCTTGTTCTGTTGCCCCATCAAATATAGGAGTTGCATAATAATCATTTGTTAACATTGATAGCCACCCCAAGTGTAGTTCTAGAATCTGCCCAATATTCATTCTTGATGGGACTCCCAAGGGAGAAAGAAGCATTTGAAGGGGTGTTCCATCCGGTAAAAAAGGCATATCCTCTTTATTCAATATCGTTGAAATAACCCCTTTGTTCCCGTGTCTTCCGGCTAATTTATCTCCAACTTCTAAGGTTTTCTTTGTTGCGATAAAGACTTTAACGTATTTATTAACCCCGATTTCTAAAGAGGGGATATCTTTACGATCAAAAACTTGAACATCTATAACTCTTCCTTCTATACCGTGTGGAACAGTTAACGAGGTGTCTTTTACATCTCTACCTTTATCTCCAAAAACAGATTTAATAAGTTTTTCTTCAGGAGTAGTATCGGATTCGCCTCTTGGTGTAACTTTTCCAACAAGGATATCACCAGAAGATACATAAGAACCAACTTTAACTATTCCTTCTTCATCTAGATTTCTTAACAAGTCTTTTTTTACATTTGGTATATCAGAGGTTATTTCTTCAGGTCCTAGTTGTGTATCCATAGCTTTGGTTTCATATACTTCAATATGAATAGATGTAAAGGTGTCATTTTCAAGTAGTTCCTGACTAACAACCATTGAATCTTCAAAGTTATACCCTTCCCACGGAAGAAATCCTACAAATATGTTTTTTCCTAAAGCTAATTCTCCCATATCCATCGAAGGACCATCAGCTATTGGTTCACCTTTTTCAATTTTATCTCCTACATTTACAATAGGAGTTTGATTTATACACATATCCTGGTTTGAACGTACGTATTTCAATAAAGTATATTCATCTTTTATAGGTTCTTCATTAGAATCTTTAACAACATTATTCTCTTCATCAAGTCTTGTTATAATAATTTTTCTACCATCTACGTAATCAACTATTCCTCGATTTTTTGCGATTATCAGATAACCTGAATCTCTCGCAGCCAACCATTCTACGCCGGTCCCAACAAAAGGTGCTTCGGGCTTTAAAAGTGGAACAGCTTGTCTTTGCATATTAGATCCCATTAATGCTCTGTTCGCATCGTCATGTTCTAAGAACGGAATCAGAGATGCTGAAACAGAAGCAATCTGTTTTGGTGTCACAGAAATATATTCAATTTCATCTCTATGGTATAAACTA
Proteins encoded in this region:
- a CDS encoding RtcB family protein, encoding MFIIKGQFNEAKVFAKELEEEAIKQIKELCNQEFVKKSKIRIMPDAHTGVGCVIGTTMTITDKVVPNLVGVDIGCGVEVVKVHEKNLNVEKLDKLINRDIPSGFNIRKTPHPYIEKSKILELKCRDFIDLERAILSIGTLGGGNHFIEVDKDSSSNLYLLIHSGSRFLGKQVAEYYQNLAYSLLTGQSLSKKKKRKKNKVKPIVESNIPKQLCYLEKEAFHNYLHDMKITQEYAMLNRKAIADQIIEKMNLTISERFTTIHNYIDIENMILRKGAVSAQQGEKLIIPINMRDGSLICIGKGNPDWNYSAPHGAGRVMSRRQAKKNLNLEEYKKSMEGIYTTSVSIKTIDEAPMVYKPLNEIEESIRETVEIKERIIPIYNFKAP
- the fliD gene encoding flagellar filament capping protein FliD, whose amino-acid sequence is MAFNPYIGTFQLTGAVSGMDTGAMVEKLMEIEQQPLLRAQEKFDTLQYKQKLWMEVDNKLEDFYDSLINFKLKGNLIPKSAFSSDETVLTASARADAIDTTFYLKVNSLASQTVLLGEGIDSDITKKSSIGEVISATGDSTFTIHKGSDSVEITVSDGETIQDLINKINESSIGVEARFDDKNGKFFLINKENGDINISVSAEADSHGELLLTSLNLNGTPNLTLGSYAEVELSFNGSTSVTTYSNLTENSLDIFDTTVNLESTSSNFVKVSVEQDIDKSVEVIKEFVDKYNETINYIYDLLREDKVTGKAEDEMTEEDHMKGMLKGDRNLENIFYKLRNMVYSSTDISDSQYNSLFQIGISSGDFGAGYEKTMKGLLSVDEDKLREALSNDAESVWKLFATNDKDNNKFGYAQSIQNYLFDVTKFNGYIDQVSGTNGTIGNEMRRIAKEMTSLLERLQRKEARYYAQFSAMEQAMQQLNMQGMFIQNAFSNNS
- a CDS encoding DNA-directed RNA polymerase subunit beta', producing the protein MANISSFQRKIAKIRIGIASPQSILEQSSGEVKKPETLNHRTGKPEKDGLFCEKTFGPIKDYECACGKYKGKKYEGTVCERCGVKVESKEARRRKIGHIELATPVSHIWYLKSSPSVLSIILNIGVKDLENIIYYGSKRVIERAYLTLSGSENENLGYLPGEVLYQREFEIYSEYLDLRVEPAVKIVAVKGMPIADIDGMVEIKEEMTETERELTWIIIRDETGIERKYPMFEGASIMVEDGQEVEKGTPLADRFLFEEDYLTQKEYSLFLEYYPGSIEVERDIERDTPIVVITDIDKRFSKRIGKKIGDILLEDEARAYEEVMKILNSKIKEEREEVIDKELVSEIVFPGKKFEKGIKITQEILEQLQEFGVKDLIARKEDGSEQIYQINRYEQFESGYGAESIQKLLRKIDLEVLKARLEAELEKMDRKSQKSVKILRRLKLIKDFIKSGNRPEWLITNIIPVIPPDLRPLIQIEGGRFAATDLNDLYRKVINRNNRLKKLLEMDAPEIIVRNEKRILQQAVDSLFYNGRVGKPMTDRNRRPLRSLTDLLKGKKGRFRRNLLGKRVDYSGRAVIAVGPDLKIHECGLPKKMALELFKPFVLAELLKDSNVASKSARKFKKTIIEKEMPEAWEVLEEVIKGHPVLLNRAPTLHRVSIQAFIPKLIEGNAIRLHPLVCPPFNADFDGDQMAIHIPLSSVAQAESKFLMLSRYNIISPANGKPLSMPGKDIIAGSYYLTMHEDEKFNNAKIPEKVSEIGKKGNVSFIFSDDLEATYAYEYLKIIDSDVYLQDNLITLKKSILSLHEPIAFRYNNGKLIKTTIGKIIFNTEVPEDLRNYSKKMDKKGLKDLIFNTFEKHGIDKTADLLDSIKDFGFHYSTLSGLTISIRDVLISPKREELIEEARNEVLEIESLFEEGYLTDNERYKEVIKIWENSTAKVTVETAKTYRKYTFNPIWMMIESGARGNIDQLKQLAGMRGLMADPSGKIIEVPITSNFKNGLSELEFFTSTHGSRKGSADTALRTSTAGYLTRRLVDVAQSITITEDDCGTERGIEARELWSDDSKIENLSDFLFGRVLAKDIFDPETGDVIFNPETNKKYERGEVLKEKDSLFLANYVKDIEISTEKIIKLDDVPKGSFLESMEDIEVEGNFILRKGEEVTDDVIEEIFLHGKETLKVKEYGSVDFVYAGEDLKIEVDNKITTLLKYQERIDLKTAKLLEKHGIKTVKVRPAIFIRSPLTCEADDGICAKCYGMDLSNYKMVDIGESVGIIAAQSIGEPGTQLTMRTFHTGGIATASDITQGLPRAEELFEARKKTKGPEGEFSKTKGIVKAIERDTENKRGRRLKIIIENKDGELESYESDYRTKAVVEVGDKVLPGQRLTTGNIKPRKILKELGVNALSNHLLSEIKKIYAEQGVDIHDKHFEIIIRQMINKIEILDGGDTDFMPGDLVSFNKVQKINEQILKENSKVSENRETVLGKKLSKRVIIPVEDEEEEDKIYEPGTDLNEEILNEIIETNIKEIEIYEDYKELQTEDGKSHIVGTSKKYLINPKDTIKYERRLLRITKASLEKEGWLSAASFQQTVQILTEASIEGKVDRLKGLKENVIVGQPIPAGTGLKLYSNLNYEIAKPEEVTEAEQKKSAG